From Pseudomonas poae, the proteins below share one genomic window:
- a CDS encoding glutathione S-transferase N-terminal domain-containing protein, with protein MFVKALRVGLGHVIIAGDFLTRPRKKQRPAEQQAQVNAAAKELTLYQFHACPFCVKTRRTLHRLNVPVALKDAKNNEQDRQTLLEQGGKIKVPCLRIEENGQTTWMYDSKVIIDYLDKRFAAV; from the coding sequence ATGTTCGTCAAAGCACTTCGAGTGGGCCTCGGCCACGTCATCATCGCGGGCGACTTCCTGACCCGCCCGCGCAAAAAGCAGCGCCCCGCCGAGCAACAGGCGCAGGTGAACGCCGCGGCCAAGGAACTGACGCTGTATCAATTCCACGCCTGCCCGTTCTGCGTGAAGACCCGCCGCACCCTGCACCGCCTGAATGTGCCGGTGGCGCTGAAGGACGCGAAGAACAACGAACAGGACCGCCAGACCCTGCTGGAGCAAGGCGGCAAGATCAAGGTGCCGTGCCTGCGTATCGAAGAAAATGGCCAGACCACCTGGATGTATGACTCCAAGGTGATCATCGATTATCTGGACAAGCGGTTTGCCGCGGTCTGA
- the folE gene encoding GTP cyclohydrolase I FolE: MSLEQNYTAILGQLGEDVSREGLLDTPKRAAKAMQYLCRGYEQTLEEVTNGALFSSDNSEMVLVKDIELYSLCEHHLLPFIGKAHVAYIPSGKVLGLSKVARIVDMYARRLQIQENLSRQIADAVMQVTGALGVAVVIEAKHMCMMMRGVEKQNSSMITSVMLGEFRENAATRSEFLSLIK, translated from the coding sequence ATGTCCCTGGAACAGAATTACACGGCGATCCTCGGCCAACTCGGCGAGGACGTTTCCCGCGAGGGCCTGCTCGACACGCCAAAGCGTGCCGCCAAGGCGATGCAGTACCTTTGCCGCGGCTATGAACAGACACTCGAAGAAGTCACCAACGGTGCCTTGTTCAGCTCCGACAACAGCGAAATGGTGCTGGTCAAGGACATCGAGTTGTACTCGCTGTGCGAACACCACCTGCTGCCGTTTATCGGCAAGGCGCATGTTGCGTATATCCCGAGCGGCAAGGTGCTGGGCCTGTCGAAGGTTGCGCGGATTGTCGACATGTATGCGCGCCGCCTGCAGATCCAGGAAAACCTCAGCCGCCAGATCGCCGATGCCGTGATGCAAGTGACTGGCGCGCTGGGCGTGGCCGTGGTGATCGAGGCCAAGCACATGTGCATGATGATGCGCGGTGTGGAGAAACAGAATTCGTCGATGATCACGTCGGTGATGCTGGGTGAGTTCCGCGAAAACGCGGCGACCCGCAGCGAATTCCTCAGCCTGATCAAGTAA
- a CDS encoding Smr/MutS family protein, which translates to MQDDDFSLFKNELRGVKPIKHDRADIGKPKTDRAQIAKLRQAATVRADATTVDGLSDQFVIDVGPEDELMWARDGVQESQMRKLKVGQIPFEGSLDLHGMSVEKARETLWAFLAEATKFEIRCVRVTHGKAVRLDGKRPMIKSHVNTWLRQHAQVLGFTSCQARHGGAGAVYVMLKRTMMEGRDE; encoded by the coding sequence ATGCAAGACGACGATTTTTCCCTGTTCAAAAACGAGCTGCGCGGCGTCAAGCCGATCAAGCACGACCGCGCCGACATCGGCAAACCCAAGACTGACCGGGCGCAGATCGCCAAACTGCGCCAGGCCGCGACCGTGCGTGCCGATGCCACCACCGTGGATGGTCTGTCGGACCAGTTCGTGATCGACGTCGGCCCGGAAGACGAGCTGATGTGGGCCCGCGATGGCGTGCAGGAAAGCCAGATGCGCAAGCTCAAGGTTGGCCAGATCCCGTTCGAAGGCAGCCTCGACCTGCACGGCATGAGCGTGGAAAAAGCCCGCGAAACCCTGTGGGCCTTTCTCGCCGAAGCCACCAAGTTCGAAATCCGCTGCGTACGCGTCACCCACGGCAAGGCCGTGCGGCTGGACGGCAAGCGCCCGATGATCAAAAGCCACGTCAACACCTGGCTGCGCCAGCATGCCCAGGTGCTCGGTTTTACCTCGTGCCAGGCCCGCCACGGCGGTGCGGGGGCGGTGTATGTGATGCTCAAGCGCACCATGATGGAGGGGCGCGACGAGTAA
- a CDS encoding cysteine hydrolase family protein: MSVPKTMFQLSGRGYAAANLGHATLVIIDAQKEYLSGPLALSGMDAAVANIQQLVAAARNAGRPIVHVRHLGTVGGLFDPQGERGEFIPGLEPAGDETIIGKLLPSAFHGTGLEKHLQDLGSLDLIVCGFMSHSSVSTTVRAAKNLGFRCTLVEDACATRDLPYKGGILSAEHVQQTEMAIMADNFATLALTKDLI, translated from the coding sequence ATGTCCGTTCCAAAGACGATGTTTCAACTCAGTGGTCGCGGTTACGCAGCCGCCAACCTTGGCCATGCGACCCTCGTGATCATCGACGCCCAGAAGGAATACCTCAGCGGCCCGCTCGCCCTCTCGGGCATGGACGCGGCGGTCGCCAACATCCAGCAACTGGTCGCAGCGGCGCGTAACGCCGGGCGCCCGATCGTGCACGTGCGCCACCTGGGCACCGTCGGCGGCCTGTTTGACCCGCAGGGCGAGCGCGGCGAATTCATCCCGGGGCTGGAGCCGGCCGGTGACGAAACCATCATCGGCAAGCTGCTGCCCAGCGCCTTCCACGGCACCGGTCTGGAAAAACACCTGCAGGACCTCGGCTCGCTGGACCTGATCGTCTGCGGTTTCATGAGCCACTCCAGCGTCAGTACCACCGTGCGCGCCGCCAAGAACCTGGGCTTTCGCTGCACCCTGGTGGAAGACGCCTGCGCGACCCGCGACCTGCCTTACAAGGGCGGCATCCTGAGCGCCGAACATGTGCAGCAGACCGAAATGGCCATCATGGCTGACAACTTCGCGACCCTCGCGCTGACCAAAGATCTGATCTGA
- the prmB gene encoding 50S ribosomal protein L3 N(5)-glutamine methyltransferase, translated as MITSRLRTLRDHIRWAVSRFHGEDLFFGHGTDNAWDEARQLVLGALHLPWEINDSYLDCNLEEEEISHVQRLLHRRIHERVPTAYLLKEAWFCGMSFIVDERVLIPRSPIGELIENRFEPWLAQPPARILDLCTGSGCIGIACAYEFQDAEVVLGDLSFEALEVANQNIERHGVDERVYTVQGDGFDGLPGQRFDLIVSNPPYVDAEDFADMPDEYQHEPELGLACGDDGLNLVRRMLAEAADHLTEKGLLIVEVGNSQVHVEALYPEVDFAWLEFQRGGHGVFMLTAEQCREHQAIFAARV; from the coding sequence GTGATCACTTCCCGCCTGCGCACCTTGCGCGACCACATCCGTTGGGCTGTCAGCCGTTTCCATGGGGAAGACCTGTTTTTTGGCCATGGTACCGACAATGCCTGGGACGAAGCCCGGCAACTGGTGCTCGGCGCCTTGCACCTGCCGTGGGAAATTAATGACAGCTACTTGGATTGCAACTTGGAAGAAGAGGAAATCTCCCACGTGCAGCGCTTGCTGCATCGGCGCATCCACGAGCGTGTGCCCACCGCTTACCTGTTGAAGGAAGCCTGGTTCTGCGGCATGTCATTCATCGTTGACGAGCGTGTGCTGATCCCGCGCTCACCGATTGGCGAGCTGATCGAAAACCGCTTCGAACCCTGGTTGGCCCAGCCACCTGCGCGCATTCTCGACCTGTGCACCGGTTCGGGTTGCATCGGCATCGCGTGTGCCTACGAGTTTCAGGATGCCGAAGTGGTGCTGGGGGACTTGTCCTTTGAAGCGCTGGAAGTGGCCAATCAGAACATCGAGCGCCATGGCGTCGACGAGCGCGTGTACACCGTGCAGGGCGACGGGTTCGACGGCTTGCCGGGCCAGCGTTTTGACCTGATCGTATCGAACCCGCCCTACGTGGATGCCGAAGATTTCGCCGACATGCCCGACGAATACCAGCACGAGCCGGAGCTGGGCCTGGCCTGCGGCGACGATGGCTTGAACCTGGTGCGGCGCATGCTGGCCGAAGCGGCAGACCACCTGACCGAGAAGGGCTTGCTGATTGTCGAAGTGGGCAACAGCCAGGTCCACGTCGAGGCGCTGTACCCGGAAGTCGATTTTGCCTGGCTGGAGTTCCAGCGGGGCGGGCATGGGGTGTTTATGCTCACGGCAGAACAATGCCGCGAACATCAAGCGATCTTCGCCGCCCGCGTCTAA